The DNA region GGAGTATCAGAGCGGTGCCGGTGGTGGCCAGGTCTCCAAGCTGATCGACCAGGCCATGACGCTGCGGATGCGTGGATTCCGGCCGTCGATGGCCAATGCCCAGGCGCTGGCCGACGCGCTGGAGCGCCGTCCCAACCAGACCCCGCTGATCGAGGCACTCCGGGCCACGGTGGCCTACCAGCGCAAGTTGATGGCGCAGAGCGCCAACGCGCCGGCCCAGCAGCCGGGTCCGCAAGGTCCGATCGGACCACAGTCACCCGGTGCGCCCCCGCAGCCGGCATGGGTCCCGGACAATCCGATGCAGGGCTCGCAGATCTTCCCGATGCCGGGCCGCAGTTGAGCGGCGCCGCGCTCGACGAGAAGCTGCTGGCAATTTTGGTGTGCCCGCAGGACCGTGGTCCGCTGCTGTTTGTCGACGACTGCTTGTACAACCCTCGGCTGCACCGCAGATACCGCATCGAGGACGACATCCCGGTCCTGCTGGTCGACGAGGCTGTTGCGGTGGACGACAACGAGCATCGCCGGCTGATCGCCGCCGCCGAAGGACAGTCCTGACTGGAGTGGTCGAGGAGTCCCTGCGTGTCATCCCCGACGGCACGGCCGATGTGACTGTGCCGGCGTCGATCGACGGCCTGAGCTACATCGACCCGGACGATCCGGCGATGCCGATGTACCGGGTCATCGCCAACAACCGTCAACCGGTCGCGTTGCGCGATCTGATGATTGCGCCGGTCCGGTCAGGCTATATCGGCGACGGCCGACAACCCGATCCGGCGTTGGTGCCGCCCAGCGGCGCCGAGGCCGTACCCGACGTCGACATAGACCAGGTGTACCTGCCGGTCCGCGACGGCGTGGCCCGCTGCCAGCTTTACCGGCCCGCCGGCTCGGCGCAACGGCCACTACCGGTGATCGTGTACTACCACGGCGGCGGATTCACCGTCGGCTCGTCGGAGGACTGCGATTTCCTGGCCCGCAAACTGGCCATCAGCAACGACGCGCTGGTCGTGTCGGCCAACTATCGCTGCGCACCCGAGTTCACCTTCCCGGTGCCCTTCGACGATGCCTTCGACGTCTACGCCTGGGTGGCGACCCACGGTGGCGACATCGGTGCGGACACCGCACGGGTGGTCGTCGCAGGAGACTCTGCCGGCTCCAACTTCGCCGCCGCGCTGCCGTTGCGTGCCCGCGACGAGGGTGTGCGGATCCCCGATGCAGTGGTCATGCTAGGTGCGTTCGCCGATTTCCACTTCGAACGGTGGCCCTCGTTCCTCGAGCTCGCACCGCGCGGCATCGTCTACGACATGGCCTTCGCCGGCTTCATCCGAGGCGCGTACGTCGGTGCCACGCCGTGGGATCACCCGTGGGTCAGTCCCATCGAGGGGCAGTTGGACGGGTACCCACCGGCCGTGGTCATCGCGGGCACCCACGATCCGATCGTCGATTCGGCCAGGGCATTCGCCGACCGCATCCGCCAGGCGGGCGGCCGGGCTGTCGGCTACTTCCCTGAAGGCATGCCGCACGGGTTCTATTTCTTCCCGGGAATCCATCCCGAAGAAGACGTCGCCTACCGCGTCGTCGCCGAGACCCTGGCCGGCGTGCTCAGGGGCTGAGGTGTCTGCCGAGGAACTCGCGGTCGACCCATTGACCGCAGCGCGGCTGCTGCTGGGGTCGAACCTGATCGGTCGCCAGGTCGACGCCGTCATCGTCGAGGTCGAAGCCTATGGCGGCCCGGCCGACGGCCCATGGCCGGATGCCGCAGCGCACTCGTTCGGCGGACCCGGACTGCGTAACGCCGTGATGTTCGGTCCGCCCGGACGGCTCTATGCCTATCGCAGCCACGGAATCCATGTCTGTGCCAACGTGGCGTGCGGGAGCGACGGGGTGGCCGCAGCGGTGCTGCTGCGTGCCGCGGTCGTCCACCGGGGCGTCGAGGTTGCCAGCCGCCGGCGCGGTGAACAGGTCAAGCCCGCTGCGCTGGCGCGGGGCCCCGGGAACCTCTGCTCGGCACTCGGCATCACGATGGAGGACAACGGGGTTGACCTCTTCGATCCGAGCTCGCCGGTTCGGCTGTCGCTCAATACGCTGCGGGTCGGTGACACCGGGCCCCGGGTCGGGGTGAGCAAGGCCGCCGACCGGCCGTGGCGGATGTGGCTGCCCGGCCACCCCGAGGTGTCGGCCTACCGGCGCAGTCCACGGGCACCGGGTCCGGGGCTCAGCGACTGATGCGGAAAGATCGACGACGTGGGTAGCGACATCCTCGAGGATCTCCAGTGGCGCGGGCTGGTTGCCCAATCCACCGACCGCGATGTACTCGGACAGGCATTGGCCGGTGGTCCGGTGACGGTGTATTCGGGATTTGACCCAACGGCGCCGAGCCTGCACGCGGGTCACCTGATCCCGTTGCTCACCTTGCGCCGGTTCCAGCAGGCCGGCCACCGCCCGATCGTGCTCGCCGGCGGCGCGACCGGGATGATCGGCGATCCTCGTGACGTAGGCGAACGCAGTCTGCAGACCGCCGACACGGTAGCCGAATGGGCCGGACGCATCCGAGGACAGCTCGAGCGGTTCGTGGAGTTCGACGACTCACCGACCGGCGCGCTGATCGCCGACAATCTGTCCTGGACGTCCCAGTTGTCGGCGATCGAGTTCCTGCGCGACATCGGCAAGCATTTCTCGGTCAACGTGATGCTCGACCGCGACACCGTGCGGCGCCGGCTCGACGGCGAGGGGATCTCCTACACCGAGTTCAGCTACATGTTGCTGCAGGCCAACGACTTCGTCGAACTGCATCAGCGGTTCGGTTGCACGCTGCAGGTCGGCGGGTCCGACCAGTGGGGAAACATCATCGCCGGCGTGCGCCTGGTCCGGCAGAAGTGCGGCACCACGGTGCATGCGCTGACCACCCCACTGGTGACCGACTCCGAGGGCCGCAAGTTCGGCAAGTCCACCGGCGGCGGCAGCCTCTGGTTGGACCCCGACATGACCAGCCCATACGCCTGGTACCAGTACTTCATCAACACCTCCGACGCCGACGTTGTCCGCTACCTGCGGTGGTTCACGTTTCTGGACGCAGAGCAACTCAGTGAGTTGGAGCAGGCGACCGCGCAGCGCCCTCACGAACGCGCCGCCCAGCGGCGGCTGGCGCGCGAGCTGACCACACTGGTGCACGGTGCGTCGGCGACGGCGTCGGTGGAGCACGCCAGCCAGGCATTGTTCGGACGAGGCGAGCTCACCTCGCTTGATGAGTCGACGCTCGCTGCAGCGCTGCGTGAGGCCTCGGTGGCCCGGCTCGAACCGGGGGGAGCGGATTCGATCATCGACTTG from Mycobacterium sp. SMC-4 includes:
- the tyrS gene encoding tyrosine--tRNA ligase, with product MGSDILEDLQWRGLVAQSTDRDVLGQALAGGPVTVYSGFDPTAPSLHAGHLIPLLTLRRFQQAGHRPIVLAGGATGMIGDPRDVGERSLQTADTVAEWAGRIRGQLERFVEFDDSPTGALIADNLSWTSQLSAIEFLRDIGKHFSVNVMLDRDTVRRRLDGEGISYTEFSYMLLQANDFVELHQRFGCTLQVGGSDQWGNIIAGVRLVRQKCGTTVHALTTPLVTDSEGRKFGKSTGGGSLWLDPDMTSPYAWYQYFINTSDADVVRYLRWFTFLDAEQLSELEQATAQRPHERAAQRRLARELTTLVHGASATASVEHASQALFGRGELTSLDESTLAAALREASVARLEPGGADSIIDLLVATGLSASKGAARRTLAEGGVAVNNVKIATDDWFPRDADFLHGKWLVVRRGKRNIAGVERVR
- a CDS encoding alpha/beta hydrolase, coding for MVEESLRVIPDGTADVTVPASIDGLSYIDPDDPAMPMYRVIANNRQPVALRDLMIAPVRSGYIGDGRQPDPALVPPSGAEAVPDVDIDQVYLPVRDGVARCQLYRPAGSAQRPLPVIVYYHGGGFTVGSSEDCDFLARKLAISNDALVVSANYRCAPEFTFPVPFDDAFDVYAWVATHGGDIGADTARVVVAGDSAGSNFAAALPLRARDEGVRIPDAVVMLGAFADFHFERWPSFLELAPRGIVYDMAFAGFIRGAYVGATPWDHPWVSPIEGQLDGYPPAVVIAGTHDPIVDSARAFADRIRQAGGRAVGYFPEGMPHGFYFFPGIHPEEDVAYRVVAETLAGVLRG
- a CDS encoding DNA-3-methyladenine glycosylase encodes the protein MSAEELAVDPLTAARLLLGSNLIGRQVDAVIVEVEAYGGPADGPWPDAAAHSFGGPGLRNAVMFGPPGRLYAYRSHGIHVCANVACGSDGVAAAVLLRAAVVHRGVEVASRRRGEQVKPAALARGPGNLCSALGITMEDNGVDLFDPSSPVRLSLNTLRVGDTGPRVGVSKAADRPWRMWLPGHPEVSAYRRSPRAPGPGLSD
- a CDS encoding Trm112 family protein, with protein sequence MSGAALDEKLLAILVCPQDRGPLLFVDDCLYNPRLHRRYRIEDDIPVLLVDEAVAVDDNEHRRLIAAAEGQS